The stretch of DNA CCCGCCTCCTCCAGATGCTGAATGTCCTCACCTTGCCCTATTTGGAACTGATCGAGCATATTAATAAAGAAGCGGAAGAAAACGTCATGCTTGAAGTCGAGCGCCAGGACGAATACATTGAATTCCTCCGCTATTTGACCTCGGACGGCAAGATCAAAAAAGAGGCCGATCTTAAAGAGCTGCCGGGACTGGAAAGCTTCAGCCGCACCGAAAAGACGCTGGAGCAACACCTGCTAGACCAGCTGGAGATCGAGGGACTGGAAGAATCCCACCGGGAGATCGCCAAAGAACTGATCGGACAACTTGACGCCAATGGTTATATTCAGGATTATCCGCGCCATCGGGACAAAATCATGGCCCAATATGATGTTTCCCGCCCAACGGTCGACAAGGTCCTCAAGGTTATCCAAAGCTTTGAGCCGGAAGGGGTCGGGGCAAGAGATCTAAAAGAGTGCCTGAAAATTCAGATCGAAGCTTACAATTTTGATAACGAACAATTGCAGGAATTGCTCAGGGTCGCTATTGATAAACATTTGGATGATCTGGCTGCCGACAAATACGATGTTGTCGCGTCCGCCCTGGGGATCCCGGTCAGCGGAGCCGAACACCTGGCCGGCTTTATCAAAGAGAACCTCAATCCTTACCCGGGGGCAGCTTTTGGGGAAGAGGCGCGGCAGGTAATCCCTTCTTATGCAGTGGAAAACACCGAT from Candidatus Margulisiibacteriota bacterium encodes:
- the rpoN gene encoding RNA polymerase factor sigma-54, whose translation is MVNLQLQADVKTTLEQLLSPRLLQMLNVLTLPYLELIEHINKEAEENVMLEVERQDEYIEFLRYLTSDGKIKKEADLKELPGLESFSRTEKTLEQHLLDQLEIEGLEESHREIAKELIGQLDANGYIQDYPRHRDKIMAQYDVSRPTVDKVLKVIQSFEPEGVGARDLKECLKIQIEAYNFDNEQLQELLRVAIDKHLDDLAADKYDVVASALGIPVSGAEHLAGFIKENLNPYPGAAFGEEARQVIPSYAVENTDQGGFKVINLEERYGPSIQISKSYLKILDDPKTDEKTKAFLKEKFRRAKNLMEDFSKRSETLARIVRKIVERQEPFLRQGVLWLIPLSQKSLAEEFGLHPSTISRAVAAKYIQTPQGLFQLKSLCPRGPKGMTAARLKSMLVEIINSEDQAAPLTDQALTALLKERGARIDRRTVAYYRKELKIATAGDRAKV